The following are encoded together in the Bicyclus anynana chromosome 2, ilBicAnyn1.1, whole genome shotgun sequence genome:
- the LOC112045602 gene encoding UDP-glucosyltransferase 2-like translates to MIVKKLICVLILVQLLEISKSAKILAVLPIPVLSHQMVFRELTQELARRGHQITVATGFPLYPKGQAPANYTEIDIRPVTDNVRAHLLNEDIKSSDDMVAQFEVTFRAGTRIIEGLLEFEDMDNLVKDKNAHFDLIFIEDCAKSMLIYSHIFNAPVIEISSFGGTFKTFEAVGALTHPILYPLAVRQKYNDLSMWEKISELYLLYKIEKLYNDADTLETELIRKRFGKNTPSIHDLQKNIHMLFLNIHPIWDSNRPVPPNVIYLGGLHQKPHNDLPEDLKSSLDASNNGVIYVSFGTNVDTTILHAEKLQIFVNVFSKLPYDVYWKWNDENLPKLSKNIKVMKWFPQSDLLRHPKVKLFITQAGLQSTDEAIAGGVPVIGVPMMWDQWFNADKYVQLKIGLNLDINTLTETKLRNAIETVLDNKKYKENILKLRSVMRDHPESPLERAVWWTEYVLRNRGAEHLRAPTANMSWVEYYEVKLILVITSAFILALTLLSLMVYRIIRAFIQKVKTD, encoded by the exons atgattgtaaaaaaattgatCTGTGTCTTGATTTTGGTTCAACTGTTAGAAATATCAAAATCCGCAAAAATATTAGCAGTTTTACCAATTCCTGTTTTAAGTCATCAAATGGTGTTTCGAGAGTTAACACAAGAGCTGGCAAGACGTGGTCACCAAATTACGGTTGCCACCGGATTTCCTTTATATCCAAAAGGACAGGCGCCAGCTAATTATACTGAGATTGATATACGTCCAGTGACAGACAATGTACGTGCACATCTATTAAATGAAGATATAAAATCATCGGATGATATGGTCGCTCAGTTTGAAGTGACTTTTAGAGCAGGTACTCGAATAATTGAGGGATTACTTGAATTTGAAGATATGGACAATTTAGTCAAAGATAAAAATGCCCATTTTGATCTAATTTTCATAGAAGACTGCGCAAAATCAATGTTGATCTATTCTCACATATTTAATGCGCCGGTTATAGAGATAAGTTCCTTTGGCGGCACTTTCAAGACGTTTGAGGCAGTAGGTGCACTGACACACCCAATCTTATATCCTCTTGCTGTCagacaaaaatataatgatCTGTCGATGTGGGAAAAAATTTCAGAGTTATATCTGTTATACAAAATCGAAAAACTGTACAATGATGCTGACACTTTGGAAACAGAGCTAATACGAAAACGTTTCGGAAAAAACACTCCAAGCATTCATgacctacaaaaaaatatacacatgtTGTTTTTGAACATACATCCTATTTGGGATTCAAATCGACCTGTTCCTCCTAATGTTATATACTTAGGAGGTCTGCATCAGAAACCGCACAACGATTTACCTGAG GATTTAAAATCATCTCTTGACGCTTCAAACAATGGTGTTATATATGTCAGTTTTGGAACCAACGTTGATACGACAATACTACACGCTGAAAAACTACAAATATTTGTTAACGTCTTTTCCAAACTGCCGTATGACGTGTATTGGAAGTGGAATGACGAAAATCTGCCcaaattatctaaaaatattaagGTTATGAAATGGTTTCCTCAATCAGATTTATTAA GACATCCAAAAGTGAAACTTTTTATAACTCAAGCAGGCTTGCAATCTACAGATGAAGCTATTGCTGGTGGCGTCCCAGTTATTGGTGTACCAATGATGTGGGACCAATGGTTTAACGCAGATAAATATGTACAGTTAAAAATTGGTTTAAATTTGGATATTAACACACTCACAGAAACTAAATTAAGGAATGCTATAGAAACAGTTCTTGACAACAAAAA atacaaagaaaatatactaaagttACGCTCAGTAATGCGTGATCATCCAGAATCACCTCTAGAGAGAGCCGTTTGGTGGACGGAATATGTTTTACGTAATCGAGGGGCAGAACACTTGCGTGCTCCTACTGCGAATATGAGCTGGGTGGAATACTACGAAGTTAAACTTATACTTGTAATTACATCAGCGTTTATTTTAGctttaacattattatcattaatggTGTATAGGATTATAAGGGCTTTTATTCAAAAAGTGAAAACGGACTGA